The proteins below are encoded in one region of Tessaracoccus aquimaris:
- a CDS encoding carbohydrate kinase family protein, whose amino-acid sequence MTDHAHDEHDHDEQQCESCWSWDPLASSRKDGEPPLDVLTTGPLFFDLIFSGLPRLPDPGEELYSSGMGSCPGGIANLATATARLGLRTGLVTGFGDDAYADWMWDVLSNDEHIDLSASRRFPNFHSAITVSMAFSGDRGMVSHAHDLPEPMDAALLEAPAARAAAIDLNSVGPYWQKLQERGTLLFADIGFDETGKWDQATLAPLEFCHAFTPNAVEAMAYTRTERPTEAVRKLADLVPLAVVTDGVGGSFAIDGSTGEEAFCPSVPVDAIDPTGAGDVFAASIVLGTLAGWPLEVRLRFASLCASMAVRRFGGSLAAPGWGDIADWWRTVSKQASDGDLRAAYVARDYGFLGDLIPTHEVHGVRRAEGTFALASHLGYRPGRVEGLTPPPAS is encoded by the coding sequence ATGACCGATCACGCGCATGACGAGCACGACCACGACGAGCAGCAGTGCGAGAGTTGCTGGTCCTGGGACCCACTCGCCTCGTCCAGGAAGGATGGCGAGCCGCCGCTCGACGTCCTCACCACGGGGCCGCTGTTCTTCGACCTGATCTTCTCGGGGCTGCCACGACTCCCAGACCCGGGCGAGGAGTTGTACTCGTCCGGCATGGGCTCCTGCCCCGGCGGGATCGCGAACCTTGCGACGGCGACCGCTCGGCTCGGGCTGCGCACCGGCCTCGTGACGGGGTTCGGCGACGACGCCTACGCCGACTGGATGTGGGACGTGCTCTCCAACGACGAGCACATCGACCTGTCCGCCTCGCGGCGCTTCCCCAACTTCCACTCGGCGATCACCGTCTCGATGGCGTTCAGCGGGGACCGGGGCATGGTCAGCCACGCCCACGACCTGCCCGAGCCGATGGACGCGGCGCTGCTCGAGGCGCCCGCGGCCCGCGCCGCGGCCATCGACCTGAACTCGGTCGGCCCGTACTGGCAGAAACTGCAGGAGCGCGGCACGCTGCTGTTCGCCGACATCGGCTTCGACGAGACGGGCAAGTGGGACCAGGCGACCCTCGCGCCGCTCGAGTTCTGCCACGCCTTCACGCCCAACGCGGTCGAGGCCATGGCGTACACGCGGACGGAGCGCCCGACGGAGGCGGTCCGTAAGCTCGCCGACCTGGTGCCGCTTGCCGTGGTGACCGACGGCGTCGGGGGCAGCTTCGCGATCGACGGGTCCACGGGCGAGGAGGCGTTCTGTCCCTCCGTCCCGGTCGACGCGATCGACCCGACCGGCGCGGGAGACGTCTTCGCGGCGTCCATCGTGCTCGGCACCCTCGCGGGGTGGCCGCTGGAGGTCCGGCTCCGGTTTGCGTCGCTGTGCGCGTCGATGGCGGTGCGTCGCTTCGGAGGCTCGCTCGCCGCCCCCGGCTGGGGCGACATCGCGGACTGGTGGCGCACGGTCTCGAAGCAGGCGTCCGACGGCGACCTGCGGGCCGCGTACGTGGCGCGCGACTACGGCTTCCTGGGCGACCTGATCCCCACCCACGAGGTGCATGGCGTCCGCCGCGCCGAGGGGACCTTCGCGCTCGCGTCGCACCTTGGCTACCGTCCCGGCCGAGTCGAGGGCCTCACTCCCCCGCCCGCAAGCTGA
- a CDS encoding PIG-L family deacetylase, translated as MQKRSTVGRLLALAGALTIGFSMAVPATAKENKPAPSSSVSTEATASKINVMGLWAHPDDDASFITPCGVWHERYDVQCGIIILTRGEGGSNSVGSEAGPDLGLRRENEDRASHYRSGTLDIYNIDAVDFFYNTSAPLTEEVWGSERIQRQVVRVIRQTRPDVLVGFSPSMAVGHGNHQYAGRVVWEAAAMAADPTKFPEQLVGPDAVKPWQVKTITSGGQTTGTGGTTTAANCNAGFVPAADNPFTVVGTWSGYDSPYTWLQGNVQGQPAGTKMTWAQTGREGFMVHATQARPKFTGVYAPQCLRYGIAQSVVPFQPNGSAGNAKDEAILYGSVLPDPGGMPLGSTYTIETSDYFQAPGVPFTVKVSAKSGKGTLAAGNVALKVPAGWQVSGSTALGPITDGATASVTLTVTPAADAQLKRYPISATFGNGSVTAYNDTRIELVAGVEGRFQRWGNYSEYDQWADEFSHVGGRSNAERQIGAGESITVPVVVSNRTTTAQSGTVALTLPDGMTADAASKPYSGLAAGADTTVNFVVTHTNPASPAGTNANITITTTATQAASTSTETLKLYVVPTTVIPQAATAPTIDGVADDGYGPALDIGRKWEGADCSPNGVDCGNGSTMRLSWNGDDLYVVATVVDDKVSAAAPPERCFGHWLVDSVEVLLDPVGGSRDTSTTFKSGILPYTDDPSGSAGNGADGPCWSRDADNHQGFSSGPLASTIEGAPNSPGQQVAVKVTRNADGTYAGGSYTVETKIPLKNLPAAVVTGKAPTGAQASNDVDPKYLGLNVTPYDSDVTTYIGKTRTAWSPFGSQQSEPYRWGHAYLDGYQAPADRSTTPAKPIIPNTALMGVESPQTIYQSATRGVSISGLQPSRALKITGVKTNPAQAMIDLTSSEAGTLRVYAWKGDYGMVPVWKSSCKGDTLGFSTCSPDDITAAPWGTDMGGRLLDSLTYSVKPGKDKIHFKMSKQVSSALANGGSLVISWQSVSDGVNAWYFPVK; from the coding sequence ATGCAGAAAAGATCAACCGTCGGGAGACTCCTGGCCCTGGCTGGAGCTCTGACCATCGGCTTCTCGATGGCCGTGCCAGCCACGGCGAAGGAGAACAAACCCGCCCCGTCGTCCTCGGTAAGCACCGAGGCCACGGCGAGCAAGATCAACGTGATGGGGCTGTGGGCCCATCCCGACGATGACGCGTCGTTCATCACCCCGTGCGGCGTCTGGCACGAGCGCTACGACGTGCAGTGCGGCATCATCATCCTGACCCGCGGCGAGGGCGGCTCGAACTCCGTCGGCAGCGAGGCGGGACCCGACCTCGGCCTGAGGCGCGAGAACGAGGACCGCGCGTCGCACTACCGCTCCGGCACCCTCGACATCTACAACATCGACGCTGTCGACTTCTTCTACAACACCTCCGCCCCGCTCACCGAGGAGGTGTGGGGCTCTGAGCGCATCCAGCGCCAGGTCGTCCGGGTGATCCGGCAGACAAGGCCCGACGTGCTGGTCGGCTTCTCGCCGTCGATGGCCGTCGGCCACGGCAACCACCAGTACGCCGGGCGCGTGGTGTGGGAGGCCGCCGCGATGGCCGCCGACCCGACCAAGTTCCCCGAGCAACTCGTCGGGCCGGACGCCGTGAAGCCGTGGCAGGTCAAGACGATCACCTCGGGCGGCCAGACCACCGGCACCGGCGGCACCACAACGGCGGCCAACTGCAACGCCGGCTTCGTGCCCGCGGCCGACAACCCGTTCACGGTGGTCGGCACCTGGAGCGGCTACGACTCTCCGTACACGTGGCTCCAGGGCAACGTGCAGGGCCAGCCAGCAGGCACCAAGATGACGTGGGCGCAGACGGGACGCGAGGGCTTCATGGTCCACGCCACCCAGGCGCGGCCCAAGTTCACGGGCGTCTACGCCCCGCAGTGTCTCCGCTACGGCATCGCGCAGTCCGTCGTCCCGTTCCAGCCGAACGGCTCCGCTGGCAACGCGAAGGACGAGGCGATCCTGTACGGCTCGGTGCTTCCCGATCCCGGCGGCATGCCGCTCGGCTCGACCTACACCATCGAGACCAGCGACTACTTCCAGGCCCCTGGCGTGCCCTTCACCGTGAAGGTCTCCGCCAAGTCCGGCAAGGGAACGCTCGCCGCTGGCAACGTGGCGCTGAAGGTCCCCGCCGGCTGGCAGGTCAGCGGTTCCACCGCCCTCGGTCCCATCACCGACGGCGCGACGGCGAGCGTCACGCTCACCGTCACCCCGGCCGCCGACGCGCAACTCAAGCGCTATCCGATCTCGGCCACCTTCGGCAACGGCTCGGTCACCGCGTACAACGACACCCGCATCGAATTGGTGGCGGGCGTCGAGGGACGCTTCCAGCGTTGGGGGAACTACTCCGAGTACGACCAGTGGGCTGACGAGTTCAGCCACGTTGGCGGCCGTTCCAATGCGGAGCGGCAGATCGGGGCTGGAGAGTCCATCACGGTGCCTGTCGTCGTCAGCAACCGAACGACCACGGCCCAGTCGGGAACGGTCGCGCTGACCCTGCCAGACGGCATGACGGCCGACGCGGCGTCCAAGCCGTACTCCGGCCTGGCCGCGGGTGCAGACACGACGGTCAACTTCGTCGTCACGCACACCAACCCCGCCTCGCCCGCTGGCACCAACGCCAACATCACCATCACCACGACGGCGACCCAGGCGGCCTCGACGAGCACGGAGACGCTGAAGCTCTACGTCGTGCCGACCACCGTCATCCCACAGGCCGCGACGGCCCCGACCATCGACGGCGTCGCCGACGACGGGTACGGGCCTGCGCTCGACATCGGCCGCAAGTGGGAGGGTGCCGACTGTTCACCCAACGGCGTCGACTGCGGCAACGGCTCGACCATGCGGCTGAGCTGGAACGGCGACGACCTGTACGTGGTCGCCACCGTCGTCGACGACAAGGTGAGCGCGGCCGCCCCGCCGGAGCGCTGCTTCGGTCACTGGCTGGTCGACTCGGTGGAGGTCCTGCTCGACCCGGTCGGCGGGTCGCGCGACACGTCCACGACGTTCAAGTCGGGGATCCTGCCCTACACCGACGACCCGAGCGGGTCGGCGGGCAACGGGGCGGACGGCCCGTGCTGGAGCCGCGACGCGGACAACCATCAGGGGTTCTCCTCGGGGCCGCTCGCCTCGACAATCGAGGGCGCGCCGAACTCCCCCGGCCAGCAGGTCGCGGTCAAGGTGACGCGCAACGCCGACGGCACCTACGCCGGCGGTAGCTACACCGTCGAGACGAAGATCCCGCTGAAGAACCTGCCTGCCGCGGTCGTGACGGGCAAGGCCCCGACGGGCGCCCAGGCGAGCAACGACGTCGACCCCAAGTACCTGGGGCTCAACGTGACGCCGTACGACTCGGACGTGACCACCTACATCGGCAAGACGCGCACCGCGTGGTCGCCGTTCGGTAGCCAGCAGTCTGAGCCCTACCGTTGGGGACACGCCTACCTCGACGGCTACCAGGCTCCAGCCGACCGGTCCACGACCCCGGCGAAGCCGATCATCCCGAACACCGCGCTGATGGGTGTGGAGTCGCCGCAGACGATCTACCAGTCCGCAACGCGCGGCGTGTCGATCTCGGGCCTCCAGCCGAGCAGGGCGCTGAAGATCACGGGCGTCAAGACCAACCCGGCGCAGGCCATGATCGACCTGACGTCCAGCGAGGCGGGCACCCTGCGGGTCTACGCCTGGAAGGGCGACTACGGCATGGTCCCGGTGTGGAAGTCGAGCTGCAAGGGCGACACCCTCGGGTTCTCCACCTGCTCGCCCGACGACATCACGGCCGCGCCCTGGGGCACCGATATGGGTGGGCGTCTGCTCGACAGCCTCACCTACTCGGTGAAGCCGGGCAAGGACAAGATCCACTTCAAGATGTCGAAGCAGGTCAGCTCCGCGCTGGCCAACGGCGGCTCGCTTGTGATCTCGTGGCAGAGCGTAAGCGACGGCGTCAACGCGTGGTACTTCCCCGTGAAGTAG
- the purH gene encoding bifunctional phosphoribosylaminoimidazolecarboxamide formyltransferase/IMP cyclohydrolase, which translates to MTDLIPLRRALVSVYDKTGLLDLGRDLAAAGVEIVSTGSTAAKLAAAGVPVTPVEDVTGFPECLDGRVKTLHPKVHAGILADRRLESHRAQLDELSIAPFDLVITNLYPFEATVASGASQDECVEQIDIGGPTMVRAAAKNHPSVAVITSAEQYPALRAALAAGGFTLQQRKELAAAAFIHTANYDVAVASWMGNVLTDSSDGSGFPAWVGGTWRKVADLRYGENSHQGAAVYRNGDGRSGLADATQLHGKEMSYNNYVDADAARRAAYDFDEPAVAIIKHANPCGIAIGVDVAEAHRKAHACDPVSAYGGVIATNRAVSLAMAEQVAEIFTEVIVAPGYDEGAVEVLARKKNLRILIADGADNGGVALRQIDGGMLLQHADAIDADGDDPANWTLAAGEPVDEAALADLAFAWRAVRAVKSNAILLAHDGASVGVGMGQVNRVDSCHLAVDRAGERAKGSVAASDAFFPFADGPQVLLDAGVRAIVQPGGSVRDQDVVDAVAAAGIAMYFTGTRHFFH; encoded by the coding sequence GTGACCGATCTGATCCCGCTGCGCCGAGCACTGGTGTCCGTCTACGACAAGACCGGACTGCTCGACCTGGGGCGTGACCTCGCCGCCGCGGGCGTCGAGATCGTCTCGACCGGCTCCACCGCGGCGAAGCTCGCAGCGGCGGGCGTTCCCGTCACCCCCGTCGAGGACGTCACCGGCTTCCCCGAGTGCCTCGACGGCCGCGTCAAGACGCTGCACCCCAAGGTCCACGCGGGGATCCTTGCCGACCGCCGCCTCGAGAGCCACCGGGCGCAACTCGACGAGTTGTCGATCGCCCCCTTCGACCTGGTGATCACCAACCTGTACCCCTTCGAGGCGACCGTCGCGTCGGGCGCCTCGCAGGACGAGTGCGTCGAGCAGATCGACATCGGCGGCCCCACCATGGTGCGGGCAGCGGCCAAGAACCACCCGTCGGTCGCCGTGATCACCTCCGCAGAGCAGTACCCGGCGCTGCGCGCGGCGCTCGCCGCGGGTGGCTTCACGCTGCAGCAGCGCAAGGAACTGGCCGCCGCGGCCTTCATCCACACCGCCAACTACGACGTCGCCGTCGCAAGTTGGATGGGCAACGTGCTGACCGACTCCTCCGACGGAAGCGGGTTCCCCGCCTGGGTGGGCGGCACCTGGCGCAAGGTTGCCGACCTGCGCTACGGCGAGAACTCGCACCAGGGCGCGGCCGTGTACCGCAACGGTGACGGCCGCTCCGGCCTCGCCGACGCGACCCAACTGCACGGCAAGGAGATGAGCTACAACAACTACGTCGACGCAGACGCCGCCCGACGCGCCGCGTACGACTTCGACGAGCCCGCCGTCGCCATCATCAAGCACGCCAACCCGTGCGGCATCGCGATCGGCGTCGACGTCGCGGAGGCGCACCGCAAGGCCCACGCCTGCGACCCGGTCTCCGCATACGGCGGAGTGATCGCCACCAACCGTGCCGTCTCGCTCGCGATGGCCGAGCAGGTCGCCGAGATCTTCACCGAGGTCATCGTCGCGCCCGGCTATGACGAGGGCGCTGTCGAGGTCCTCGCCAGGAAGAAGAACCTGCGGATCCTGATCGCAGACGGCGCAGACAACGGCGGCGTCGCGCTGCGCCAGATCGACGGCGGCATGCTGCTGCAGCACGCCGACGCCATCGACGCAGACGGCGACGACCCGGCCAACTGGACGCTCGCAGCGGGCGAACCGGTCGACGAGGCGGCGCTGGCCGACCTCGCCTTCGCCTGGCGCGCCGTCCGTGCCGTGAAGTCCAACGCGATCCTGCTCGCGCACGACGGCGCCTCCGTCGGCGTCGGCATGGGTCAGGTCAACCGCGTCGACTCGTGCCACCTCGCCGTCGACCGCGCAGGAGAACGCGCGAAGGGTTCCGTCGCGGCCTCCGACGCCTTCTTCCCGTTCGCGGACGGCCCGCAGGTGCTGCTCGACGCCGGCGTCCGCGCCATCGTCCAGCCCGGTGGATCGGTGCGCGACCAGGATGTCGTCGACGCCGTCGCGGCCGCCGGCATCGCCATGTACTTCACCGGCACCCGACACTTCTTCCACTGA
- a CDS encoding bifunctional methylenetetrahydrofolate dehydrogenase/methenyltetrahydrofolate cyclohydrolase has translation MTAQPLDGKATAAAIKTELTTRVAALREHGVIPGLATVLVGSDPASQNYVRMKHRDCEQVGIQSIRVELPADATAEQLRDAIEGLNADPACTGYIVQLPIPRHLDENWALSLIDPDKDADGLHPINLGRLVLNEPATLPCTPRGIVELLRRHDVPIKGAEVVVVGRGITVGRPLGLILTRRSENATVTLCHTGTRDLASHTRTADIVVAAAGVPHMITADMIREGAALVDVGVSRVDGVTTGDLAPDVWEKAGWVTPNPGGVGPMTRAMLLSNVVDRAEALHGR, from the coding sequence GTGACCGCGCAACCACTCGACGGCAAGGCGACCGCAGCCGCGATCAAGACCGAGCTCACGACAAGGGTCGCGGCACTGCGTGAGCACGGCGTGATCCCGGGGCTGGCGACCGTGCTCGTCGGAAGCGACCCCGCAAGCCAGAACTACGTCCGGATGAAGCACCGCGACTGCGAACAGGTCGGCATCCAGTCGATCCGCGTCGAGCTGCCCGCCGACGCCACCGCCGAACAGCTCCGCGACGCGATCGAGGGCCTCAACGCCGACCCGGCGTGCACCGGCTACATCGTGCAACTGCCCATCCCGCGGCACCTGGACGAGAACTGGGCGCTCAGCCTGATCGACCCGGACAAGGACGCTGACGGGCTGCACCCCATCAACCTCGGGCGCCTCGTCCTCAACGAGCCCGCGACCCTTCCTTGCACCCCGCGCGGCATCGTCGAACTGCTGCGCCGCCACGACGTGCCCATCAAGGGTGCTGAGGTGGTCGTGGTGGGCCGCGGCATCACCGTCGGTCGCCCGCTCGGGCTGATCCTGACCCGCCGCAGCGAGAACGCCACCGTCACGCTGTGCCACACCGGCACCCGCGACCTCGCCTCCCACACCCGCACCGCAGACATCGTGGTGGCCGCGGCAGGCGTGCCGCACATGATCACCGCGGACATGATCCGCGAGGGCGCCGCGCTCGTCGACGTCGGGGTGAGCCGCGTCGACGGCGTCACCACGGGTGACCTTGCCCCCGACGTGTGGGAGAAGGCCGGCTGGGTCACCCCGAACCCGGGTGGCGTCGGACCCATGACGCGCGCCATGCTGCTGAGCAACGTGGTCGACCGCGCGGAAGCGCTGCATGGCCGATAA
- a CDS encoding DUF3017 domain-containing protein translates to MADKPDKPAESYPSNPWPLLLVAAVLSAGTVYAALGHWKRGALLIAGSLCIGAALRLVLPRTTAGLLVIRRRWIDVTVMAGIGLALAAVALIVPPS, encoded by the coding sequence ATGGCCGATAAGCCGGACAAGCCGGCGGAGTCGTACCCGAGCAACCCGTGGCCCCTGCTGCTGGTGGCGGCCGTGCTGTCGGCGGGCACCGTCTACGCCGCGCTCGGTCACTGGAAGCGGGGGGCGCTGCTGATCGCCGGGTCGCTGTGCATCGGCGCGGCACTGCGGCTGGTGCTTCCCCGCACCACGGCAGGCCTGCTCGTGATCCGTCGACGCTGGATCGACGTCACGGTGATGGCGGGCATCGGGCTCGCGCTGGCCGCCGTCGCGCTGATCGTCCCCCCGAGCTGA